A DNA window from Thermosynechococcaceae cyanobacterium Okahandja contains the following coding sequences:
- a CDS encoding DUF3143 domain-containing protein, which yields MPDLPAPHTPLYNHALPQLEEWLRQKGCVQNENDIHCWHLDYPQWSAQICLDIEELKVVYHDRLEGSTIQRSFKYSLARADVEDAIFAGP from the coding sequence ATGCCTGATCTTCCTGCCCCCCATACCCCCCTGTACAATCATGCCCTCCCCCAACTGGAAGAATGGTTACGGCAGAAGGGGTGTGTACAAAATGAGAATGATATTCACTGCTGGCATCTCGACTACCCGCAGTGGTCAGCCCAAATTTGCTTAGACATTGAAGAGCTAAAAGTGGTGTACCACGATCGCTTGGAGGGGAGTACCATTCAACGCTCATTCAAGTACTCCCTTGCCCGAGCAGATGTGGAAGATGCCATCTTTGCCGGCCCCTAA
- a CDS encoding type IV pilus twitching motility protein PilT produces the protein MDLMIEDLMEQVVANGGSDLHISAGLPPYIRISGKLTPTDYEPLTPEQCQRLIFSMLNNTQRKNLEQNWELDCSYGVRGLARFRVNVYKDRGTYAACLRALSSKIPTFEQLGLPNIVREMSERPRGLILVTGPTGSGKTTTLAAMIDLINKTRAEHILTIEDPIEFVYEPIKSLIHQRQVGEDTKSFSNALRAALREDPDIILVGEMRDLETIQLAISAAETGHLVFGTLHTSSASQTVDRMVDVFPPEQQQQIRVQLSNSLVAVFSQTLVPKKNPKPGEFGRIMAQEIMVVTPAISNLIREGKTSQIYSAIQTGGKLGMQTLEKVLADYYRAGIISYEAAMSKSSRQDELQRLIGTGAPAAAVR, from the coding sequence ATGGATCTAATGATTGAAGACCTAATGGAGCAAGTCGTTGCCAACGGTGGCTCAGATTTGCATATTTCGGCGGGGCTGCCCCCCTACATCCGCATCAGTGGCAAGTTGACCCCCACCGACTATGAACCCTTGACACCAGAGCAGTGCCAACGGCTGATCTTCAGTATGCTCAATAACACCCAGCGCAAAAACCTTGAGCAAAACTGGGAGCTAGACTGCTCCTACGGCGTGCGCGGACTCGCTCGCTTTCGGGTGAATGTGTATAAGGATCGTGGCACCTACGCCGCCTGCTTACGCGCCCTCAGTTCCAAAATTCCCACCTTTGAGCAACTGGGCCTGCCCAACATTGTCCGCGAAATGAGTGAGCGACCCCGCGGCCTCATCCTAGTGACCGGCCCCACCGGTTCAGGGAAAACCACCACCTTAGCGGCAATGATTGACCTGATTAATAAAACCCGTGCCGAGCACATCCTCACCATCGAAGACCCAATTGAATTCGTCTATGAGCCAATCAAGAGCCTCATCCACCAGCGGCAAGTGGGCGAAGATACCAAGAGCTTTTCCAATGCCTTGCGAGCCGCCCTACGGGAAGACCCGGATATTATTCTGGTGGGTGAGATGCGGGACCTAGAAACCATTCAGTTGGCCATCTCAGCGGCGGAAACGGGTCACTTGGTCTTTGGTACGTTGCACACCAGTTCCGCCTCTCAGACGGTGGATCGGATGGTGGATGTGTTCCCGCCTGAGCAACAGCAACAAATTCGGGTGCAGCTTTCTAACTCCTTGGTGGCGGTCTTTAGCCAGACCTTGGTGCCGAAAAAGAACCCTAAACCCGGGGAATTTGGCCGGATTATGGCTCAAGAAATCATGGTGGTCACCCCCGCTATTTCCAACCTAATCCGCGAAGGCAAAACCTCGCAGATTTACTCTGCCATTCAAACGGGCGGTAAGTTGGGGATGCAAACCCTAGAAAAAGTTCTTGCTGATTATTACCGCGCTGGGATTATTAGCTACGAAGCGGCCATGTCCAAGTCTTCGCGGCAGGATGAACTGCAGCGTCTGATTGGCACTGGCGCTCCGGCTGCGGCTGTTCGCTAA
- a CDS encoding type II secretion system F family protein, translating into MATYEVRIRDAQGKYKTVREEANTPREARTALQLQGVQVLEVKEAKKLSLKSDLDLSFLSKITVKDRAIFARQFAALVNAGVALVRGIGVLADQATNPKMKKILMAVNNDIQQGSSLADAMRPHPAAFDSLFVAMIQAGETGGVLDEVLNRLSKLLEDQARLNNQIKSALTYPVVVGVLAVGIFLGMVIFLIPVFQGIFTQLGGELPAFTAAMVALSEFLRTPQYMALLIVCIVGLVLGIRFYYKTPNGRLTLDGLLLKLPLFGELVEKTAVARFCRTFGSLSRSGVPILRSLEIVRDTAGNQVIANAIERAAKEVQTGGMLSIALQQERVFPVLATQMINVGEETGELDKMLMKVADFYEDEVEQAVKSLTSVMEPLMIAVLGGMVGSILVAMYLPMFKIFDLVK; encoded by the coding sequence ATGGCAACCTATGAAGTTCGGATACGGGATGCCCAAGGGAAATATAAAACCGTACGGGAAGAAGCCAACACGCCCCGTGAAGCCCGCACGGCATTACAGCTACAGGGGGTACAGGTTCTAGAGGTGAAAGAGGCGAAAAAACTTTCCCTCAAGTCGGATCTGGATCTCAGTTTCCTGTCTAAGATTACGGTGAAGGATCGGGCCATTTTTGCGCGCCAGTTTGCGGCACTCGTGAATGCGGGGGTGGCGTTGGTGCGCGGCATTGGCGTGCTGGCGGATCAGGCCACCAACCCCAAAATGAAGAAAATTTTGATGGCGGTCAATAACGATATTCAACAGGGGAGTAGTCTTGCGGATGCTATGCGTCCCCACCCTGCTGCCTTTGATAGTTTGTTTGTGGCCATGATCCAAGCGGGGGAAACGGGGGGGGTGCTCGATGAGGTACTGAACCGGCTCTCGAAGCTGCTTGAGGATCAAGCACGGCTAAATAACCAGATTAAGTCCGCCTTGACCTATCCGGTAGTGGTGGGTGTGCTAGCAGTGGGTATTTTCCTCGGGATGGTCATCTTTTTGATTCCGGTCTTTCAGGGAATTTTCACCCAGTTAGGTGGCGAATTGCCGGCCTTTACGGCGGCTATGGTGGCCTTGAGTGAATTTCTGCGCACGCCCCAGTATATGGCACTGCTCATTGTCTGTATTGTGGGGTTGGTCTTGGGGATTCGTTTTTACTACAAAACCCCCAATGGCCGCTTGACGTTGGATGGCTTGCTCCTGAAGCTGCCCCTGTTTGGCGAGTTGGTGGAGAAAACGGCAGTGGCGCGGTTCTGTCGTACGTTTGGTTCGCTGTCACGCTCGGGGGTGCCCATTTTACGCTCCCTTGAGATTGTGCGGGATACTGCTGGCAACCAAGTGATTGCTAATGCGATTGAGCGGGCGGCCAAGGAGGTGCAAACCGGTGGGATGCTGAGTATTGCCCTGCAACAGGAGCGGGTCTTTCCGGTGTTGGCCACCCAAATGATTAATGTGGGCGAAGAAACCGGTGAGCTGGATAAGATGCTGATGAAGGTGGCAGACTTTTACGAGGATGAAGTGGAGCAGGCAGTAAAGTCCTTAACCAGTGTGATGGAGCCGTTAATGATTGCGGTGCTCGGCGGTATGGTAGGGTCAATTCTGGTGGCGATGTACCTGCCCATGTTCAAAATCTTTGATTTGGTCAAGTAG
- a CDS encoding ChaN family lipoprotein, whose product MRRYLHRQWQVLHRRSLVVPLALALLLGGSAIATAQQVWQGTTPVQPTTALRAWQRSTILYLGETHDNPADHQAQLAILQALHRPSRPLAIALEMIQRPYQGALDAYIAGEITEMELLEQTDYAQRWGFPWSLYAPIFRFAKEHGIPLIALNTPTEITRQVARSGLESLRAEDFQYIPPLAEIDLSNRRYRDRLAEIFEAAHAGRSHSLNVEFFYQAQVLWDETMAATIAEHHRQYPERLIVVLAGRAHLHHRDGIPQRVQRRLPASLQQTIVLLNPTPAEKATPDLADWFWQH is encoded by the coding sequence TTGAGACGCTATCTTCATCGGCAATGGCAGGTTCTCCACCGGCGCAGCCTTGTGGTTCCTCTGGCGTTGGCCTTACTCTTAGGCGGATCGGCAATTGCTACGGCACAGCAGGTTTGGCAGGGAACGACCCCTGTTCAACCGACAACGGCCTTGCGAGCGTGGCAGCGCAGCACGATTCTTTACCTCGGTGAAACCCATGATAATCCGGCGGATCATCAGGCGCAATTAGCCATTTTACAGGCCTTGCATCGCCCTAGCCGGCCCTTGGCAATCGCCCTAGAGATGATTCAGCGTCCCTACCAAGGGGCACTCGATGCCTATATTGCGGGCGAGATAACTGAAATGGAACTGCTCGAGCAAACAGACTATGCGCAGCGCTGGGGCTTTCCTTGGTCGCTATACGCGCCTATTTTTCGCTTTGCGAAGGAGCACGGCATCCCCCTTATTGCCCTGAATACCCCTACCGAAATTACCCGTCAGGTGGCACGCTCAGGCTTAGAGAGCTTAAGGGCAGAAGATTTTCAGTATATTCCACCCCTTGCGGAGATTGATTTAAGTAACCGCCGCTATCGCGATCGCCTTGCTGAAATTTTTGAGGCCGCCCATGCCGGTCGCAGCCACAGTCTCAATGTCGAGTTTTTTTATCAGGCGCAGGTGTTGTGGGATGAAACCATGGCCGCTACCATTGCTGAGCACCATCGGCAGTATCCAGAACGCCTCATTGTGGTCTTGGCGGGGCGGGCGCACCTCCACCACCGGGACGGTATTCCCCAGCGGGTACAACGGCGGCTGCCAGCGTCGCTACAACAGACGATTGTGCTGCTGAACCCCACGCCTGCCGAAAAAGCAACTCCCGACCTTGCCGACTGGTTTTGGCAGCATTAG
- a CDS encoding J domain-containing protein encodes MIWSSSRQSMENLARGRSHYAVLDVAPSASLAEIRRAYREKSKLYHPDTTTLPVAIAREEFHRLNEAYAVLTNPEQRQWYDLQLQLRSSRHSVSPPSQPSSLSSQSYAPTRGDRPLSAGELFALFILGVTFVGCLLLAVIVGFSQQGQEWILQIMSQVATS; translated from the coding sequence TTGATTTGGTCAAGTAGTCGGCAGTCCATGGAGAATCTGGCGCGGGGGCGATCTCACTATGCGGTGTTAGATGTGGCGCCAAGTGCGTCGCTGGCGGAGATTCGGCGTGCCTATCGGGAAAAGAGTAAGCTTTACCACCCCGATACAACGACGCTGCCGGTGGCGATCGCCCGCGAAGAGTTTCACCGCTTAAATGAGGCCTACGCGGTGCTCACCAATCCGGAACAGCGGCAGTGGTACGATTTACAATTACAACTCCGCTCTAGCCGTCACAGTGTCAGCCCCCCAAGCCAGCCAAGCTCTTTAAGTTCTCAGTCCTATGCTCCGACTCGGGGCGATCGCCCCCTTTCGGCGGGCGAACTCTTTGCCCTGTTTATTTTGGGTGTCACATTTGTGGGCTGTTTGCTGCTAGCGGTGATTGTTGGCTTTTCCCAGCAGGGACAAGAGTGGATTTTGCAAATTATGAGTCAAGTTGCTACTTCGTGA